A window of Pectobacterium carotovorum genomic DNA:
CTCCGTCCACGCGCCGTCCCACGGCTTCCAGCCCGCATAGCGTGCGTCCAGATAGTTGATATTCAGATCGTCGTAGGTATCTGTTCTGCTTTGACATTCCTGACTGTTAATGCTGTTGCTACAGTCGACGTTCATGTTTTCAGCATCGGCACGGATCCAGGCAAAAGAGAACGCGCCTTCGCCCGCTTTGACGTTTTCGATCCCGGCACCCGCACCGGAGATATTCCAGTATTTGGTATCGATGATGTGCAAGTCATGACGCTGATAGTAGCGTTTCCCCGCCCAGACCGTGGCATCCGGCAGTCCAGGTACAAAGCCTTTTGCCTGAAGGTTTAACTGGCGCAAACCAAACTCGGCATCGTCGTTTTTTGTCGTTTCATTATCGTTCGAGCCATTGGAGAACATGGAAATCATGCTATCGAAGTAAAACGTTTTCCCATTTTCGTTATACAGCTGCTGCCCTAATTGGATTTCGCCGTAGGTGTCATCTTCGTTACCTAATCTTCCCACATAACTTTTATCGGCTGCCTGTTGTTTTCCGTGGTTTGATGCACCCACGCCAGAACGGAAGTATCCTGAAAAATCAACAGAATAAGAAGGGGTTGCCAGCATTGCCAAACTCAGCGCAATGGATGTTGTCAGCAGTTTTCTTTTCATAATATACCTTTCGCTTATTCGGGTAAGAATGTGGATGTTCCAAATAACATGACGTGAACGGAGGTAAAGCGTTTCCACTCATGGCGAAGGATTATGGGGGAATAAAATGGCGCGTGACATGATTGTTCTCACAAAATATAAAAGAGTTACACCAATATTTACACTGATGTAACGATGTTACATATGATGTTTTGATTATTTATCAGCACTGGAGCGGTGTTATTCGCTGTGTAATGATGTGTAACTGGTTACACGTTTTTCTGGTGCGTCTAAAATGCAGCATAAAATTTTTTTATGTCAGAATCGGTGGCGTTACATAAAAGGAGTGATGCGATGCCGAGTAGGAAACATTTTTGGAATAGAGGGAAAGGAGGTCAGTTAAAAGGAAAGCGCAAACAAGGGGGTGAGGTCAGAAGGCAATGATGTCGCTACCTGCCTGATGCAAATGAGTATTGCGTCAGGCAAGCGACATTGGTGAAAGGCGACTACTTCTTACGGGCCGGGGGACTCACCGAATGGCGGCGTACCAGAGTCGGGCTAAACATGTTCGTGGTTTCACTGAGTTGTTTACCGTGAGATAGCGCGATGGCTAATTCTGCGGCCTGAATTGCCATGGCGGAAACCGGATAGTGCACGGTGGTCAGGCGAGGGCGGAGGTAGCGAGCGATCAATACGTCATCAAACCCAATCACCGACATATCCTGCGGTACGCTGATGCTGTTATCACTCAGGACAGAAAGCGCGCCTGCGGCCATGGAATCGTTGTAACACACGACTGCTGTCATGTTGCCGCCCCGGCTCAGCAGCTCCATCATGGCAGATTCGCCGCCCACCTCGTCTGGCGAGGCACGGGCAATGAGGCGTTCATCCCGTGCGATGCCGTGCTCTTGCAGCGCATCCATATAGCCTTGCAGGCGGTCGGCGGAGTCGGAAATTTGGTGATTAGAGCAGAGAAAACCGATCCGCTGATGTCCTTCCTGAATTAAATGACGCGTTGCCAGCCAGGAGCCGTAGCGATCGTCGAGTGCAACGCAGCGGTTTTCATAACCGGGTAAGGTACGGTTGATGAGCACCATATCAGGAATGTGGCTCATCAGTGCCGCCAGTTCTTCATCTGAAAGCATCTTTGCATGCACGACTAGCCCGGAACAGCGGTGGCGAATTAACTGTTCAATGGCTTTCTTTTCCTGCTCGGCATTGTGATAGCCGTTACCAATCAGCAGAAAGTTGCCGGTTGCCTGGGCAATTTGTTCGACAGATTTAACCATCGTTCCGAAAAAGGGATCGGACACATCCGCGACAACCAGCCCCATAGTCTCTGCACTTTGATGCGCGAGCGCTCTGGCATTGGCGTTCGGATGATATTGCAGCTCCGCCATGGCCTTGTGTACGGCTTCCCTTGACGCAGTACTGGCTTTGGGCGAGTTATTAATCACGCGCGAAACCGTAGCGACTGATACACCTGATAGACGAGCAACATCCTTTATTGTGGCCATTGGCATTCCTGAGCGGTCAAATGCGTGGTGAGGCGAACCGCAGCCTAACGCACACGTTAAAAGAAAAAATCGATTACTTATATTTATAAATGTACAGGTTTTTAGGCGATGTTACCTACCCGACCTCCTTTCCTTTTTGATCCAGACCGTACTTATGTGATCGCTATCAACAATCATCGGTCATTTCTCTCTTCCAAAATACCATTTCGGGGTTTAAATTTAGGGTAACCGATTACACTCATGTGGTGGCTAAACGATAGTTGACTATCTTTCTTTAGCATTATTACAGCTATTTTATCCATGCCATAGTGTGAAACTGATTACATTAAGGGGGTTTTCTGGCTGAGTTTACGGACTGACCTGATGCCTCTTCCAGATCTCTGACGGACTGTTAGCGCCATACAATGGGTTGCGGATGGTGCCGCGGTTGTACCGAATTTGTGTTTTGTATTGAGGAATAGTTTATGCAGTTTGAGCCGACTGAACATCCGCATCGCCGTTTTAACCCGCTGAAAGGCGAGTGGATTCTGGTTTCTCCGCATCGCGCCAAACGCCCCTGGCAAGGGCAGCAGGATGAACCGGATCGCGCCACGCCGCCGCCTTACGATCCGACCTGCTATCTGTGTGCGGGTAATAAACGTATTACTGGCGATATCAACCCGCACTATCAGGGCACCTTTGTTTTTACGAATGATTTTTCGGCTCTGATGGAAGACACGCCAGAGGCGCCGTCGGGCGACGACGAGCTTTTTCGCGTTCAGCAAGCCCGGGGCGTCAGCCGTGTGATCTGTTTTTCTCCCGATCACAGTAAAAGTCTGCCTCAGCTTTCATTACCGGCGCTGAAAGCGGTGATCGATACGTGGAGCGATCAGACTGAAGATCTAGGCAAGCGGTATCCGTGGGTTCAGGTGTTTGAGAACAAAGGGACGATGATGGGGTGTTCTAATCCCCATCCGCACGGTCAGGTTTGGGCTAACGATTTTCTGCCCAATGAGGTGCTACGTGAGGACGAACAGCAGCGAGCCTATTTCTCCCGTCACGGTTCGCCGTTACTGCTGGACTACGTTCAACGCGAGCAGGCTAATGGGTCGCGCATCGTGGTGGAAACGGAGCACTGGTTGGCGGTTGTCCCGTACTGGGCGTCGTGGCCGTTTGAAACGCTGGTACTGCCCAAGTTCGCTGTACAGCGGTTGCCACAGCTACGTGACGTTCAGCGTGACGATCTGGCGCGGCTCCTGAAAAAGCTGACCAGCCGTTACGACAACTTGTTCCAATGTTCATTCCCTTATTCGATGGGGTGGCATGGCGCGCCGTTCAAGGGTGATGACATCGCACACTGGCAGCTGCATGCCCATTTTTATCCCCCGTTATTACGTTCCGCCAGCGTACGCAAATTTATGGTCGGCTATGAAATGTTGGCTGAGGCACAGCGTGATCTGACGGCAGAGCAGGCCGCTGAATGTTTACGCAGCGTGAGTGATATCCATTTTCGTGAGCAAATTTGAGGTCATTTTATGAGCCGTATTGATTCTCTACGTCAGTTAACCGAGTCTGTTTTTGTCCGATTATTTGGCTATGCGCCGCACGCGGCTATTCAGGCTCCCGGCCGGGTCAACCTGATTGGTGAGCACACCGACTATAACGATGGTTTTGTCTTGCCCTGTGCTATCGATTACCAGACGGTGGTCAGCGCGGCGGTACGTCAGGATGGCATTGTGCGGGTGGTCGCGGTGGACTTTGACAACCAGCAGGATGAATTCGATCTCGCCAAAGAGATCGTGCCTCACCCGGACTATACCTGGGCGAACTATATCCGTGGAACGGTGAAGTTTTTGCTGGCGCGTGGCTTACCGCTCAGCGGTATGGATATGGTAGTTTCCGGAAATGTGCCTTCTGGTGCAGGACTAAGTTCATCGGCCTCGTTGGAAGTCGTGATTGGGCAGACATTCAAAGAACTGAATAATCTGGACATCAGCCAGCTAGATGTGGCCTTGAACGGTCAGCAGGCGGAAAACGATTTTGTCGGCTGTAGCTGCGGCATTATGGATCAGTTTATTTCCGCTCAAGGACGCGCGGATCAGGCGATGTTGATCGACTGCCGTTCTCTGGAAGGGCGTTCTGTGCGTATGCTCGACGGCGTTGACGTGCTGATCGTGAATTCCAACGTGCGTCGTGGGCTGGTGGACAGCGAATACAACACACGTCGTCAGCAGTGTGAAGCTGCGGCGCGTCACTTTAACGTCAAGGCGCTGCGTGATGTTTCACTCGCACAGTTTGAAGCGGGAATCGAGGGACTGGATCCGGTAGCGGTACGCCGTGCGCGCCATGTTATTACCGAGAACAGCCGTACGCTGGAAGCGGCCGATGCGCTGGCGCGTCAGGATGCGCACCGCTTGTTTACGCTGATGGCGGAATCGCATGTTTCCATGCGCGACGACTTTGAAATTACCGTGCCGCCGATCGATGCGCTGGTGGATCTGATTCAAGAGTATGTGGGTGAGCGGGGCGGTGTGCGTATGACCGGCGGCGGTTTCGGTGGCTGCATCGTCGCCCTTATCCCCTCGGCGCTGACAGACGAGGTCAAACAGGTGATCGAACGTGAATATCCGGCGCGCACCGGCCTTCAGCCGTCCATCTATCTGTGTCAGGCATCCGGCGGTGCAGGGCGTGTGAGTTAAGTTCAGCCTGGGAAAGATGAGGGAAAAGGGCTTTGATTAAAGCCCTTTTTACATTTCATGTGTTTTACATCGCATATGTTTAAGGCAGCAGGAACAGCGTTGCCAGCCCAAGGAAGATAAAGAAGCCGCCAGTATCCGTGATCGCCGTAATCATTACGCTGGAGCCGATGGCTGGATCGCGACCGAGTTTCATCATGACTAACGGGATAGCGACGCCCATCAGCGCGGCGAGCAGCAGGTTCAGCAGAATCGCCAGCATCATCACGCCCCCCATCGCGGCATTACCATAGAGCAGGAAGGTCACCACGCCCATGATCGTGCCCCATATCACCCCGTTGACCAGCGCAACGCCTAATTCTTTAAGCAGCAGGTACGATTTCTTGCCGTGTTCAAGCTGATGCAACGCCAGAGCACGCACAATCATGGTGATCGTCTGGTTGCCCGTATTCCCGCCGATGCCGGCGACAATCGGCATGAGCGTCGCCAGCGCGACCAAATGGGACAGCGTATGCTCGAACAGGCCGATGACCCGCGAGGCAATGAGCGCCGTACAAAGATTGATGGCCAGCCATGCCCAGCGATTGCGAAACGATTTATACACGGGCGCGTAGACGTCTTCAGAGGGCGTTAAGCCCCCTGAACGCCGCAGATTGCTGTCGCTTTCCCGGTTCACGACGTCGAGGATATCCTCAATCGTCAGGCGTCCCATGAGTTTCCCTTTGCTATCGACCACGGCGCTGGAAATTAAATCGTAACGTTCAAAAGCCCCTGCGGCCTCTTCGACTTTATCTTCAGGCTGAAACCTCAACGGCTGATCGTCCATGACGTCATTGACCATAGTCTGAGGCGAGTGGAGCAGAATGCTGGCCAGCGATAGCTCGCCGATCAGCGTGTTCTTGCGATCGGTAACAAACAGCTTATCGGTGGAATTGGGGATCTTTTTGCGGTAGCGCAGATAGCGCTGTACGGCCGCGAGCGTGACATCAGCGCGCACGGTGATGAGTTTGAAATCCATCATGTGGCCGAGGCAGTCTTCATCATAATTGATGGCGGCACGTAGCTGCGCGCGCTGCTTCGGCTCAAGCGAAGTCAGTATTCTGCCCAGCAGATGACGGGGGACGAGGCGAGACAGCTGAGCCTGCTCATCAACATCCAGTATCCGAACCGCCCTGAGGATTTCCTTGTCCTGCATATCGCCGATCAGATCGTCAGAAATGCTATCAGAGGCCTCAATCAACACGCGGCCGCGCTTCTCTATAGGAATAAGCCGCCAGAGCGCCAGCCGTTCATCCTGTGGTAAGGATTCCAGCAGGTCGGCAAGGTCAGCGGCATGCAGCTCGATGATAAGCTCGCTGATTTCTGCGGTCTGATCGAGCAGGATGCTTTTTTCGCGCAGCCTAATGTTGTTATTTAATGCAGCATTGTCGCCCAACGTTGCGTCATCGCCTGCTGTAACGCGCGGTTGCCGGTTGATAATGTCTTCAACCAGTTCTTTATTTTCCAATAGCAGAAGGGAGATACGGCGCCGGAGGTCGGTAAGTTTTTTTACACTCGACATAATGTTTTATGCTCGATCTGTTTTTTATCCGTGTTTTATTAAACGTAGCGCAATATCAGTAGATTAAGAATAGGATTACTGACGAATCGCCGTCTGAAAGGTGTGCGATAGTGTACCCAGACGTATTTTTTATGAAAAAATTTATCTAACGGATTATTAAATCGCTTGCTACTTAATTTTTGGCGATATAGAGTCAGTTCCAGAAACGTAACTGATACCGATGGCAGAGACGATGAACGACAACGCTTACAAACTGGATGGACAGCTGTGCTTCGCACTGTATTCAGCCAATCTGGCGATGAATAAACTGTACCGTCGTTTGCTGTCTGAACTGAATCTGACCTATCCCCAATATCTGGTGATGCTGGTGCTGTGGGAGCGTGATGGTTTGACGGTGTCTGAGTTGGGCGAGCGTCTGTATCTCGATTCCGCTACGCTAACGCCGTTGCTCAAGCGGTTACAAAGCGCAGGCTTAGTGGTGCGTAATCGGGGAACGGAAGATGAGCGTCAGGTGCTGATCGGGTTAACCGAAGCAGGACGAGCACTTCAGCAACAGGCACGAGCGATTCCTGAAAGCGTGTTTTGCGCGACGGAATGTCATCTTGACCAGTTGCAGACGATCAAAAAAGATTTAGAGACGCTGCGTAAGAATCTGATTGGGCATCTTTGAAGATACTCGCGGTTGTCTTGAGCATCCGAAGCCTGTCAGACAGCGTCATATTTGCTAAGTAGTCTATGTCTAAGTGTTTTGTTTTAAGTAAATAAGTAGTGTGCGATTCTATTTTTCGCTATTTAATTAGGCCTGAGCAGCATCTATACTGCCTTAGGTCATTCCCTAACTATCTGGAGTCACATTATGTCTATTGAAAAAGTATTATACGTTGCTCATGCTCAAGCTACCGGTGGTCGTGATGGTCGTGCGGTGTCTTCCGATAAAGCGGTTGATATTAAATTGACGACCCCACGTGAGCTGGGCGGCGCAGGCGGTGAAGGGACGAACCCAGAGCAGCTGTTCGCCGCGGGCTATTCTGCCTGTTTCCTGGGGGCGATGAAATTTGTCGGTGCGCGTGAGAAGATCGCCGTACCCGCTGACACCACGGTAAACGGTAGCGTAGGCATCGGTGCCATCCCAACAGGGTTTGGTATTGAAGTCGAATTGAAAATTTCCCTGCCAGGCTTGGATCGCGCCGTGGCTGAAGATTTAGTGCAGAAAGCCCATATCGTTTGCCCATACTCCAATGCAACGCGTGGCAACATCGACGTGACCCTGACTATCGTCTAAGTCCGGCTTGAAGCAAGTTCATGATTGATTGATGAACACGATTGATTAATAAAAACGGTGGCTGCGAAGATTCGCACTGCCGTTTTTTTATGACGGACATCCTCGTCCGTCACCCTTACGGGCCGTTGCTACGCAACGTTGAAAAACGCTCCCGACGTTTTTTTATTGGTACGGCATCATCTCAATAGGCAACGACGTGAATGACGGGCACGGGAATACGAAGGCAACAAAGCCTGATGAAGAAAAAAGAGAATATAAGAAACGGGTTGGTTAAGCGCTACTCTTTCTGATTGACAAGTACGTTGGTAGGGAGCAGTAATTGTTCGGCATGTTGCTGCTGTTTGTTTTGATGATGACCAAACGCGGTGATGGTGGAGTAAGCAAAGCGGCCTAAAAGAATAATGAAGCTGATGAGTAAAACGGCACGGGCGATCCGAGAGCCACTTCGTCGTGGGCGTATCGATAATCGTCGTTTGTGGGTAAGCGTGGACATTACCAGTTAATCCTCTGTGAAAGCGAACATTCGCTGTTGTTTATTTAGGCACAAGCAGTAGGCGAGGTCAATCTACCTCAGTGAAAAAGATGATGATCGATCCGGTTTTCGCACGTTCGGTGCAAGGAGAGAGGGGGGGAGAAACCCGCGCGAAGAGGAAAGGACATAAGGGACAAAGGGAATCAGTAAAAAACCCGCTCAAAAATGAATAAGCGGGTTGTGTGGTGCAAGGGGATTACGCCGTGGTATTGACGTTACGCCCAATCGCCGGATTTGCTGGCAGAGGGGGTAATGCCTTCAAAATACCGGAGACGACAGCTTCTTGATTATCAATCGATTTTTTCACCATAAGCGCACTGGCCTCACTGCTGGTACGCATAGTACTGAGGTCGCTAGTAAATGATGCAATCTGCGATACATCCATTTTACTCTCCTTAACACTGAGTGGATCCATATCCGGCATGAAAGGAAGCGTACCTTTCCGCCGAGGTTGCATGATGTTGGCGAAAATTCTCGCCAACCATCATTTTGGTATCGGCCCTATCCCTGTAAACTTTACGTTAACCGAGCTTCACCGGCCAGCTCGGCTGCACGATTTTGCACCACTTTACTGTTCGGCGTAGGTTCGGGTTTTCACGTAACGTTTTCATCAATCAGGCTTTTTCTTCCTCAATTATCAGCTTCCAGCCAGTGACGTCCTGCCAATATTCCTGTTCCCGTTCCAAATCCAGCTGTACCAGCGTGTTATTGGTAAAGAAGTCGCGTGGGAACGTCAGCGTCCAGTAGTTGTCATCGGTATGCAGCCGTAACGATTCCGGCGTTGTCGTTGCCTGACGCTGGTTATTCAACAGCGTGGCAAGGCGTAAGAGTTGCATCATGGGCAAATACTGTTTCTTTTTGAACAGATTCAACCGCGGCAACTCTTCCAGTTTGATCGCTTTACGGTGCAATCGCACGATTAGGGACAGCACAAGCTGCTGTTCCTGATTGAAGCCGGGCAGATTGGTATTTTGCAGAATGTAAGCGGAATGACGGTGCATGCCACTATGGTTAATGCCCAATCCAACCTCATGCAGCATGGAGGCCCAGTTTAAAATAGCCTCAAGCTGTGGATGCACCAGATTAGGATTTTGCTCTGCCCACTGTGCATAAAGCTGCTGCGTGGTTTCCCGCACGCGTCGTGCCTGTTCGCGGTCGATATTGTAATGGGTCGCCAGGCTCTGCGCGGTGCGGATACGAATATCCTGATGGCGGAATCGGCCTTCCATTTCGTACAGTACGCCTTCGCGCAATGCGCCATCGGACAGGCGTAGTTCTTTGATCGCCAGTGCATCGAAAATACCGCACAGAATAGCCAGACCGGGCACCAGCACTGACTGACGATCTTCGGACAGACCCGGCAGACTCAGCGCTTTGAAGTGCTTAAACTGCAAAATCTGCGTGCATAGCATTTCCAGCCGCCCAGGAGTAATTAGGCCATCTTTCTCACCCATCTCTACCAGAATTTCGTGCGTGGCCTTGATCGTTCCTGACGCACCGAGGGCGAATTTCCAGCCGTATATGCGGTATTCCCAGGACAGCGTCTCCAGCTTTTGCGCTGCGGCCAGCCGGGCGCGCTTGAAGTTGGCTTCGCTAATTTCACCATTCGGGAAAAACTGCTGTGCGAAGCTGACGCACCCCATCCGACGGCTTTCCACCAGCATTGGCTCGAAATCCTCACCGATAACCAGCTCTGTAGAACCGCCGCCGATATCGATGACCAGCTTGCGGCCTTTTTCTGGCTGTGTATGCTCTACGCCCATAAAAATCAGGCGGGCTTCTTCATGGCCGGAAATGATCTCTATCGGATAGGGAATGATATCCGCCGCGCGGCGCAAAAATTCCTGCGCGTTGGCTGCCTGACGCAGCGCGTGCGTTCCGACGATGGAGACGTTCACCGCAGGGAAGCCCTGCAGGCGTTCAGCAAACAGCGCCAGACAGCTCAGGCCGCGTTGAATCGCTTCTTCGCTGAGTATGTTTTTGCTGTCCAGCCCGTCGGCCAGATGCACCCGCTGTTTTAAACGCCCCAATACCTGAAGCGCACCGTTTACCACGCGTGCGATCACCATGTGAAAACTATTGGAGCCTAGGTCGATAGCTGCGAACTCTTGCGGCTTTATCTCGGTTTTTTCATTGTTCGTTAACGGCATTATTCAGGCTTATCTCCAGGTTGCTCCAACGCCTTGATGTAGTCGTAAATCGCATTTTGCGCGCGTACTTTACGCCGGTTACCGCGTGAGACATAGCGGTTGCTCGACTCTTTATCAATGACACGGGCTTTCACCGTATCGCTGAACAGAATATCCAGCGTTTCCAGCACGCGGTTTTTCAAAATGGGATCCAGAATTTCCACTGCGACTTCAATGCGATAATCAATATTGCGTGTCATCCAGTCTGCAGAAGAGAGGTAGACTTTCTTGTCCCCGCCGTTGTTGAAGACATACACCCGATCGTGTTCCAGATAGCGGTCAAGAATACTGATGACCTGAATATTTTCGCTGATCCCCGGTAAATTAGGGATCAGTGAACACATGCCGCGTACCAGCAGATTAATTTTTACGCCCGCAGACGAAGCCTGATACAGCTTTTCCGCCAGCCCTTTATCCACCAGATTATTTACCTTAAGCGTAATGCCCGCATCACGATTCGCCAGCGCATTTTCGATCTCGGTATCGATCAATTGGTAGAGCTTGTCACGTGAGTTCTGTGGTGATACCAGCAGGTGCTCGAAGCTGACTGGGCGGTAAGGGTTTTCAATGAAGTTGAAGACGCGACGGACTTCGTTGGTAATGCGTTCGTCAGCGGTCAACAGCGAGTAATCCGTATACAGGCGGGCGGTTTTCTCGTTGAAGTTACCGGTGCCGATGTGCGCGTAACGCACGATGTTTTCCCCTTCGCGGCGGGAAATCAGGAACAGTTTGGCGTGAATCTTCAGCCCAGGCACCGAGAAAATGACGTGCACGCCAGCTTCAGTCA
This region includes:
- a CDS encoding maltoporin, with the protein product MKRKLLTTSIALSLAMLATPSYSVDFSGYFRSGVGASNHGKQQAADKSYVGRLGNEDDTYGEIQLGQQLYNENGKTFYFDSMISMFSNGSNDNETTKNDDAEFGLRQLNLQAKGFVPGLPDATVWAGKRYYQRHDLHIIDTKYWNISGAGAGIENVKAGEGAFSFAWIRADAENMNVDCSNSINSQECQSRTDTYDDLNINYLDARYAGWKPWDGAWTEFGISYAMPNEADTQKNIFLAEGQKFDPKNSMMITGELSHYFSGLKSNQKLVLQYADKGLAHNMVDQGGGWYDVWSINDSAKGYRVIQTGDLPITDNISLSHVLTYGKADEISRWRDSTELLSAVGRGQYVWTKNQKTYLEAGAYQKKDSWKAGTETKYSGEKYTLAHAFTADIPMMTRPELRFFVSYQNRGNENRNTFNDDRSNAVNFGIQAEAWW
- the galR gene encoding HTH-type transcriptional regulator GalR; the protein is MATIKDVARLSGVSVATVSRVINNSPKASTASREAVHKAMAELQYHPNANARALAHQSAETMGLVVADVSDPFFGTMVKSVEQIAQATGNFLLIGNGYHNAEQEKKAIEQLIRHRCSGLVVHAKMLSDEELAALMSHIPDMVLINRTLPGYENRCVALDDRYGSWLATRHLIQEGHQRIGFLCSNHQISDSADRLQGYMDALQEHGIARDERLIARASPDEVGGESAMMELLSRGGNMTAVVCYNDSMAAGALSVLSDNSISVPQDMSVIGFDDVLIARYLRPRLTTVHYPVSAMAIQAAELAIALSHGKQLSETTNMFSPTLVRRHSVSPPARKK
- the galT gene encoding galactose-1-phosphate uridylyltransferase → MQFEPTEHPHRRFNPLKGEWILVSPHRAKRPWQGQQDEPDRATPPPYDPTCYLCAGNKRITGDINPHYQGTFVFTNDFSALMEDTPEAPSGDDELFRVQQARGVSRVICFSPDHSKSLPQLSLPALKAVIDTWSDQTEDLGKRYPWVQVFENKGTMMGCSNPHPHGQVWANDFLPNEVLREDEQQRAYFSRHGSPLLLDYVQREQANGSRIVVETEHWLAVVPYWASWPFETLVLPKFAVQRLPQLRDVQRDDLARLLKKLTSRYDNLFQCSFPYSMGWHGAPFKGDDIAHWQLHAHFYPPLLRSASVRKFMVGYEMLAEAQRDLTAEQAAECLRSVSDIHFREQI
- the galK gene encoding galactokinase, encoding MSRIDSLRQLTESVFVRLFGYAPHAAIQAPGRVNLIGEHTDYNDGFVLPCAIDYQTVVSAAVRQDGIVRVVAVDFDNQQDEFDLAKEIVPHPDYTWANYIRGTVKFLLARGLPLSGMDMVVSGNVPSGAGLSSSASLEVVIGQTFKELNNLDISQLDVALNGQQAENDFVGCSCGIMDQFISAQGRADQAMLIDCRSLEGRSVRMLDGVDVLIVNSNVRRGLVDSEYNTRRQQCEAAARHFNVKALRDVSLAQFEAGIEGLDPVAVRRARHVITENSRTLEAADALARQDAHRLFTLMAESHVSMRDDFEITVPPIDALVDLIQEYVGERGGVRMTGGGFGGCIVALIPSALTDEVKQVIEREYPARTGLQPSIYLCQASGGAGRVS
- the mgtE gene encoding magnesium transporter codes for the protein MSSVKKLTDLRRRISLLLLENKELVEDIINRQPRVTAGDDATLGDNAALNNNIRLREKSILLDQTAEISELIIELHAADLADLLESLPQDERLALWRLIPIEKRGRVLIEASDSISDDLIGDMQDKEILRAVRILDVDEQAQLSRLVPRHLLGRILTSLEPKQRAQLRAAINYDEDCLGHMMDFKLITVRADVTLAAVQRYLRYRKKIPNSTDKLFVTDRKNTLIGELSLASILLHSPQTMVNDVMDDQPLRFQPEDKVEEAAGAFERYDLISSAVVDSKGKLMGRLTIEDILDVVNRESDSNLRRSGGLTPSEDVYAPVYKSFRNRWAWLAINLCTALIASRVIGLFEHTLSHLVALATLMPIVAGIGGNTGNQTITMIVRALALHQLEHGKKSYLLLKELGVALVNGVIWGTIMGVVTFLLYGNAAMGGVMMLAILLNLLLAALMGVAIPLVMMKLGRDPAIGSSVMITAITDTGGFFIFLGLATLFLLP
- a CDS encoding MarR family transcriptional regulator; protein product: MAETMNDNAYKLDGQLCFALYSANLAMNKLYRRLLSELNLTYPQYLVMLVLWERDGLTVSELGERLYLDSATLTPLLKRLQSAGLVVRNRGTEDERQVLIGLTEAGRALQQQARAIPESVFCATECHLDQLQTIKKDLETLRKNLIGHL
- a CDS encoding organic hydroperoxide resistance protein — protein: MSIEKVLYVAHAQATGGRDGRAVSSDKAVDIKLTTPRELGGAGGEGTNPEQLFAAGYSACFLGAMKFVGAREKIAVPADTTVNGSVGIGAIPTGFGIEVELKISLPGLDRAVAEDLVQKAHIVCPYSNATRGNIDVTLTIV
- a CDS encoding DUF2633 family protein — translated: MSTLTHKRRLSIRPRRSGSRIARAVLLISFIILLGRFAYSTITAFGHHQNKQQQHAEQLLLPTNVLVNQKE
- a CDS encoding YjfB family protein, encoding MDVSQIASFTSDLSTMRTSSEASALMVKKSIDNQEAVVSGILKALPPLPANPAIGRNVNTTA
- the ppx gene encoding exopolyphosphatase; this encodes MPLTNNEKTEIKPQEFAAIDLGSNSFHMVIARVVNGALQVLGRLKQRVHLADGLDSKNILSEEAIQRGLSCLALFAERLQGFPAVNVSIVGTHALRQAANAQEFLRRAADIIPYPIEIISGHEEARLIFMGVEHTQPEKGRKLVIDIGGGSTELVIGEDFEPMLVESRRMGCVSFAQQFFPNGEISEANFKRARLAAAQKLETLSWEYRIYGWKFALGASGTIKATHEILVEMGEKDGLITPGRLEMLCTQILQFKHFKALSLPGLSEDRQSVLVPGLAILCGIFDALAIKELRLSDGALREGVLYEMEGRFRHQDIRIRTAQSLATHYNIDREQARRVRETTQQLYAQWAEQNPNLVHPQLEAILNWASMLHEVGLGINHSGMHRHSAYILQNTNLPGFNQEQQLVLSLIVRLHRKAIKLEELPRLNLFKKKQYLPMMQLLRLATLLNNQRQATTTPESLRLHTDDNYWTLTFPRDFFTNNTLVQLDLEREQEYWQDVTGWKLIIEEEKA